A genomic stretch from Nitrobacter winogradskyi Nb-255 includes:
- a CDS encoding IS3 family transposase (programmed frameshift) — protein MRQKSGPGKAPAEQVLKDIRRQTRRHYSAEEKIRIVLEGLRGEENISELCRREGIAASMYYGWSKEFLEAGKRRLAGDTARAATSGEVKDLRREASALKEVVADLTLENRLPKKKHERGWGERGMRYPASEKAEIIALVEQSHLPAKRTLDKLGIPRATFYRWYDRYRAGGIEALADHRSRPDRVWNRIPDDVRGQIIDLALELPELSPRELAVRFTDERKYFVSEASVYRLLKAHDLITSPAYVVIKAANEFKDKTTAANQLWQTDFTYLKITGWGWYYLSTVLDDFSRYIVAWRLGPTMCASDVTATLDQALAASGLDHVSVRQRPRLLSDNGSSYVADDLATWLRAKDMQHVRGAPYHPQTQGKIERWHQTLKNRILLENYYLPDDLKRQVAAFVEHYNHDRYHESIGNVTPADVYFGRAETILAERHRIKRDTIANRRLQHQLQAA, from the exons ATGAGACAGAAATCCGGACCAGGCAAAGCGCCGGCAGAACAGGTGCTGAAGGACATCCGACGGCAGACGCGCCGGCATTATTCGGCGGAGGAGAAGATCCGTATCGTGCTGGAAGGACTGCGCGGCGAGGAGAACATCTCCGAGCTTTGCCGCCGCGAAGGCATCGCCGCCTCGATGTATTACGGTTGGTCCAAGGAGTTCCTGGAAGCCGGCAAGCGCCGGTTGGCGGGCGACACGGCACGTGCCGCAACCTCTGGCGAGGTGAAAGATCTTCGTCGGGAAGCCTCGGCGTTGAAGGAAGTCGTCGCCGATCTCACCCTGGAGAACCGTCTGC CTAAAAAAAAGCATGAACGGGGATGGGGAGAACGAGGCATGAGGTATCCTGCGTCCGAGAAAGCCGAGATCATCGCGTTGGTGGAGCAGTCGCATTTGCCGGCCAAACGCACGCTGGACAAGCTCGGCATCCCCCGCGCCACGTTTTATAGATGGTACGATCGCTACCGCGCGGGCGGCATTGAGGCCCTGGCAGATCACCGCTCTCGACCGGATCGGGTCTGGAATCGTATCCCGGATGACGTCCGCGGCCAGATCATCGACCTGGCATTGGAGCTTCCGGAACTATCGCCGCGAGAGCTCGCCGTGCGGTTTACCGACGAGAGAAAGTACTTTGTCTCGGAGGCTTCGGTCTATCGGCTGCTGAAGGCGCACGACCTCATCACCAGTCCGGCCTATGTAGTGATCAAGGCGGCGAACGAGTTCAAGGACAAGACCACCGCCGCCAACCAGCTCTGGCAGACCGACTTCACCTACCTGAAGATCACCGGCTGGGGCTGGTACTATCTATCGACGGTGCTCGACGACTTCTCGCGCTACATCGTCGCCTGGAGGTTAGGTCCCACGATGTGTGCCTCCGACGTCACGGCTACGCTCGATCAGGCACTGGCCGCCTCTGGTCTGGATCACGTCAGCGTCAGGCAGCGGCCCCGGCTTCTCAGCGACAATGGTTCGAGTTACGTCGCGGATGATCTGGCCACGTGGCTCAGGGCCAAGGACATGCAGCATGTGCGCGGAGCGCCGTATCATCCTCAGACTCAGGGCAAGATCGAGCGTTGGCATCAAACGTTGAAGAACCGCATCCTGCTTGAGAACTACTATTTACCGGACGACCTCAAACGTCAGGTCGCCGCGTTCGTCGAACACTATAATCATGACCGCTACCACGAGAGCATCGGCAACGTTACACCTGCCGACGTCTACTTCGGCAGGGCTGAGACAATCCTCGCCGAACGACACCGCATCAAGCGCGACACCATCGCAAACCGTCGCTTGCAGCATCAGCTGCAGGCCGCTTAA
- a CDS encoding low affinity iron permease family protein, giving the protein MPTIWREVRSAVEQADNTNRSKSSKLFSEIANKASRATGRAPTFVAAVAVVLIWAVTGPLFGYSDTWQLVINTGTTIVTFLMVFLIQNSQNRDGAAIQAKLDELIRVSTARNSFVGIEHLTDDELEDIREKCERRAKAEKISEKAAHVTSKVAGQAVDRVAD; this is encoded by the coding sequence ATGCCAACGATATGGCGCGAAGTGAGATCCGCCGTTGAGCAGGCCGATAACACGAATCGCAGCAAAAGTTCGAAGCTCTTCTCCGAGATCGCAAACAAGGCGTCACGTGCAACGGGCCGAGCCCCGACGTTTGTGGCGGCCGTCGCCGTTGTTCTGATCTGGGCTGTCACCGGTCCGCTGTTCGGGTACTCGGACACGTGGCAGCTTGTGATCAACACTGGCACTACCATCGTCACGTTCCTTATGGTGTTCTTAATTCAAAATTCTCAGAACCGTGACGGCGCTGCCATTCAAGCCAAGTTGGACGAGTTGATCCGCGTGAGTACAGCGCGGAATTCGTTCGTCGGGATTGAGCATCTGACCGATGATGAACTTGAGGACATCCGCGAGAAGTGCGAGCGTCGGGCCAAAGCCGAAAAGATCAGCGAAAAGGCAGCCCATGTGACCAGCAAAGTGGCGGGACAAGCTGTCGATCGGGTTGCCGATTGA
- a CDS encoding DUF1254 domain-containing protein: protein MIRLLFAIVGGILLGGIVHLVSVLALPRIASQDAYSRLTEIATLNAVTPLPPAEPANSLMPYMDPAFAVAICRYDLSDGSIKLTAPVSEAYTSVSFYTQSNVAYYAINDRSAGRKVIELNLMTEAQHAELPEEEDVTAADRLIIDSPSTTGLIVLKALAPEPGMMDQARSSLAAAKCRLQTEPPVVKPEAKR, encoded by the coding sequence ATGATCCGCTTGCTGTTCGCGATCGTCGGGGGCATTCTGCTTGGCGGGATCGTTCATCTCGTCAGCGTGTTGGCGCTGCCGCGGATCGCCTCGCAGGACGCCTATTCGCGACTGACCGAAATCGCCACGCTCAACGCCGTGACGCCGTTGCCGCCGGCGGAGCCCGCCAACTCGCTGATGCCGTACATGGACCCCGCATTCGCCGTCGCGATCTGCCGCTACGACCTGTCGGACGGATCGATCAAGCTCACGGCGCCCGTGAGCGAGGCGTATACGTCGGTGTCGTTTTATACCCAAAGCAACGTCGCCTATTACGCCATCAACGACCGCTCGGCCGGACGCAAGGTGATCGAACTCAACCTGATGACCGAGGCGCAGCACGCCGAGCTTCCCGAAGAAGAGGACGTGACGGCCGCGGACCGTCTCATCATCGATTCCCCCTCGACGACAGGGCTGATCGTTCTCAAGGCGCTGGCGCCTGAGCCGGGCATGATGGATCAGGCGAGATCCTCTCTCGCCGCCGCAAAATGCCGGCTGCAAACCGAGCCACCCGTGGTGAAGCCGGAAGCGAAACGATAG
- a CDS encoding DUF1214 domain-containing protein — MRLIVITLLGLGLATALGLGATWITATRGTNLGTLTIGAWTARPRIGSAEIDPYSRAAIARSGELPIGAGDGIAFLAKADDAQRPLDGRCEVIIAGITPAARFWTLTLHDRKGYLVANSLQRYGFTSQEIVRNSDGSFLVHVASRARAGNWLPTGGIERYVLMLRLYDTPVGVGTRTRRDAPMPSITTEKCS; from the coding sequence GTGCGGCTGATTGTCATCACCTTGCTGGGCCTCGGTCTCGCTACTGCGCTCGGCCTCGGAGCTACCTGGATCACGGCAACACGCGGCACCAATCTCGGCACGCTGACCATCGGCGCATGGACGGCAAGGCCAAGAATCGGATCCGCCGAGATCGATCCCTACTCGCGCGCCGCAATCGCGCGAAGCGGAGAACTACCGATCGGGGCTGGAGACGGCATAGCATTTCTTGCCAAGGCTGATGACGCACAACGGCCGCTCGATGGCCGATGCGAGGTCATCATCGCCGGGATCACGCCAGCGGCGCGATTCTGGACGCTGACGCTCCATGACCGCAAGGGTTATCTGGTCGCGAACTCGCTGCAACGCTATGGCTTCACCAGCCAGGAGATCGTGCGGAATTCCGATGGCTCATTCCTTGTGCACGTGGCGTCGCGCGCGCGCGCCGGCAACTGGCTGCCAACCGGCGGCATCGAGCGCTATGTGCTGATGCTTCGTCTCTATGATACTCCCGTCGGGGTGGGTACGAGAACCCGACGCGACGCACCCATGCCTTCCATCACGACAGAGAAGTGCTCATGA
- a CDS encoding transglycosylase domain-containing protein yields MRNILPPDWKKRIRHIMLDLDARIDSTLFSSAVGARELYERFSTFMDRFYVGHWKRWIFVEPLSEAATLGLGGLILLLALAQPAFRETADEDWLKKSDLAVTFLDRYGNPIGSRGIKHNDSIPLEEFPDNLIKATLATEDRRFYNHFGIDVGGTFRAVVTNAQAGGVRQGGSSITQQLAKNLFLSNERTIERKVNEAFLAVWLETRLSKNEILKLYLDRAYMGGGTFGVDGAAHFYFNKSVRDVNLAESAMLAGLFKAPTKYAPHINLPAARARANQVLDNMVDSGFMTEGQVFGARRNPATAVDRRDENSPNYYLDWAFEEMRRLVETFPRSYTERVFVVRTTIDMNVQHAAEEAIESQLRQFGRDYHATQAATVVADLDGGVRAMVGGRDYGASQFNRATDALRQPGSSFKPYVYTTALLNGFKPTSKIVDGPVCLGNWCPQNYGHSYSGTVTLTQALTRSINVVPVKLSIALGKGAKNPAKAGRAKIIEVARKFGIVTPLPDTPSLPIGADEVNVLEHAVAYATFPNKGKAVTPHAVLEVRTGAGDLVWRYDRDGPEPRQIIPPSVAADMAGMMSHVVSEGTARRAILDGIPAAGKTGTTNAYRDAWFVGYTGNFACGVWYGNDDYSPTNRLTGGALPAQTWHDIMTAAHRGIEIKDIPGVATPAKPTAAMTARTAASQDNATPAPPPILTRRGADILVRVEKMLDEAARTIGKTSAGEPVNPARSDATDPTSPRGEAKNVATASGDRAIPTPSKN; encoded by the coding sequence GTGCGCAACATCCTGCCCCCCGATTGGAAGAAGCGAATCCGGCATATCATGCTGGATCTCGACGCGCGTATCGATTCGACCCTGTTCTCCTCGGCGGTCGGCGCGCGCGAGCTTTATGAGCGCTTCTCAACTTTCATGGACCGCTTTTATGTCGGCCATTGGAAACGCTGGATCTTCGTCGAGCCCTTGTCGGAAGCCGCGACCCTGGGCCTCGGCGGTCTCATCCTCCTGCTGGCGCTGGCGCAGCCAGCGTTTCGCGAAACCGCCGACGAGGACTGGCTGAAGAAATCCGATCTCGCGGTGACCTTCCTCGATCGCTACGGCAATCCGATCGGCAGCCGCGGCATCAAACACAATGATTCGATTCCGCTGGAGGAGTTTCCGGACAACCTGATCAAGGCGACTCTCGCGACCGAAGACCGCCGTTTCTATAATCATTTCGGCATCGACGTCGGCGGCACCTTCCGCGCGGTGGTGACCAACGCGCAAGCCGGCGGCGTGCGGCAGGGCGGCTCCTCGATCACCCAGCAACTCGCCAAGAACCTTTTCCTCTCCAATGAGCGCACCATCGAGCGCAAGGTCAACGAAGCCTTCCTCGCCGTCTGGCTGGAAACCCGACTGAGCAAGAACGAGATCCTGAAACTGTATCTCGACCGGGCGTACATGGGCGGCGGGACCTTCGGCGTCGACGGCGCGGCGCATTTCTATTTCAACAAGTCGGTGCGCGACGTCAATCTCGCCGAATCCGCCATGCTCGCCGGCCTTTTCAAGGCGCCGACCAAATACGCCCCGCACATCAACCTGCCTGCCGCTCGCGCCCGCGCCAACCAGGTGCTCGACAACATGGTCGATTCAGGCTTCATGACCGAAGGTCAGGTGTTCGGCGCGCGGCGCAACCCCGCCACCGCGGTCGACCGCCGCGACGAGAACTCGCCGAATTATTATCTCGACTGGGCATTCGAGGAAATGCGCAGGCTGGTCGAGACCTTTCCGCGCTCCTATACCGAGCGCGTATTTGTCGTGCGCACCACGATCGACATGAACGTGCAGCACGCGGCGGAAGAGGCGATCGAGAGCCAGTTGCGGCAGTTCGGCCGCGACTATCACGCCACGCAAGCGGCAACGGTGGTCGCGGATCTCGACGGCGGCGTGCGCGCGATGGTCGGCGGGCGTGATTACGGCGCGAGCCAGTTCAATCGCGCGACGGACGCCCTGCGCCAGCCCGGATCCTCGTTCAAGCCGTATGTCTACACCACGGCGCTGCTCAACGGCTTCAAGCCGACATCCAAGATCGTCGACGGTCCCGTCTGCCTCGGCAACTGGTGCCCGCAGAATTATGGTCATTCCTACTCCGGCACGGTGACGCTGACCCAGGCGCTGACGCGCTCAATCAATGTCGTGCCGGTGAAGCTCTCAATCGCGCTCGGCAAGGGCGCGAAGAATCCCGCCAAGGCCGGACGCGCCAAGATCATCGAGGTCGCCCGCAAGTTCGGCATCGTCACGCCGCTGCCCGATACGCCGTCGCTGCCGATCGGGGCCGACGAGGTCAATGTGCTCGAACATGCCGTCGCCTATGCGACGTTCCCGAACAAGGGCAAGGCGGTGACGCCCCACGCGGTTCTCGAGGTCCGCACCGGCGCCGGCGATCTGGTGTGGCGCTACGACCGCGACGGTCCCGAACCGCGCCAAATCATTCCGCCTTCAGTCGCCGCGGACATGGCGGGCATGATGAGTCATGTGGTGAGCGAAGGCACCGCGCGCCGCGCGATCCTTGACGGCATTCCCGCCGCCGGCAAGACCGGCACCACCAACGCTTATCGCGACGCGTGGTTCGTCGGCTACACCGGAAACTTTGCATGCGGTGTCTGGTACGGCAATGACGACTACTCACCGACCAATCGCCTGACCGGCGGCGCGCTGCCCGCCCAAACCTGGCACGACATCATGACGGCCGCGCATCGCGGTATCGAGATCAAGGACATCCCCGGTGTTGCCACGCCGGCGAAACCGACCGCAGCCATGACCGCCAGAACCGCAGCCAGCCAGGACAATGCAACCCCGGCCCCCCCGCCTATCCTGACCAGGCGCGGAGCCGATATCCTGGTCCGCGTGGAAAAGATGCTTGATGAAGCAGCCAGGACAATCGGAAAAACCTCGGCTGGAGAACCGGTCAATCCGGCTCGCTCCGACGCCACCGATCCGACCTCGCCCCGCGGTGAGGCCAAGAACGTGGCGACCGCGTCCGGCGACCGGGCGATCCCGACGCCAAGCAAAAATTAG
- a CDS encoding YcgN family cysteine cluster protein, whose product MTERPAQSSEQKGFFWKTKSLDEMSPAEWESLCDGCGRCCLEKLEDEDTGDIYFTHVSCRLLDAGLCACKDYPKRSEQVPDCVRLTPENVRTLNWLPPSCGYRLVAEGRDLYWWHPLISGDPDTVHEAGVSVRGRVRGTEDEIPDSELEDHIVQWPVLLPKRARLRKPPGR is encoded by the coding sequence ATGACTGAACGACCCGCGCAATCCTCGGAACAGAAGGGATTCTTCTGGAAGACCAAATCCTTGGATGAAATGTCGCCCGCCGAATGGGAAAGTCTGTGCGATGGCTGCGGGCGCTGCTGTCTGGAAAAGCTGGAGGACGAGGATACCGGCGACATTTACTTCACGCACGTCTCCTGCCGGCTTCTGGATGCCGGGCTCTGCGCCTGCAAGGATTATCCGAAGCGTTCCGAGCAGGTTCCGGATTGCGTCCGCCTGACCCCGGAAAATGTCCGCACACTGAACTGGCTGCCGCCGAGCTGCGGTTACCGGCTGGTCGCGGAGGGACGCGATCTTTACTGGTGGCACCCGCTGATTTCCGGTGATCCCGATACCGTCCATGAGGCGGGTGTGTCGGTGCGCGGGCGGGTGCGCGGCACCGAGGACGAGATTCCCGATTCCGAACTCGAGGATCACATTGTGCAGTGGCCGGTTCTATTGCCAAAGCGCGCCCGGCTTCGCAAGCCGCCGGGGCGCTGA
- a CDS encoding MDR family MFS transporter: MNTYERLGRGPSGPPISSGEGAARPGFAEGEGDAPPVVVSPAQPGRSEIRTILVSLMLTMFLAALDQTIVATALPTIGRQFHDVTTLAWIITAYLLASTAVAPLFGTLSDIYGRRAMIVTALGLFIAGSVLCALAQNMATLIVARGVQGIGGGGILPLVQTIISDVVTPRERGQYQAYFSGVWTAAGIAGPVLGGVFAEHLHWSMIFWINVPLGLVSLALLLPKMGGIPAFHRRRKVDWTGGLLLMTSAVVFMLVLTWGGNRFAWFSREIVAMLGISLVLAAVFVWHARKASEPFLPLSLIGGSVVPYAIAASALALSAIIGITVHLPLYYQAVHHLGVSESGLALIPIAAVSTGGAMLAGRAMTHTLHYKRIAIVGTAFAAVMAAIMAAVTMPLWPLLAMLSLFAFGLGTIFPVSVVSLQNAVMREQVGTVTGAMNFFRALACSFVVAAFAAILLMTLGTDAMIGHEGGGRLSAIQASDLTRAFRYVFAATAAMMAAAALLLVRMEERPLAGPSA; encoded by the coding sequence ATGAATACTTATGAGCGCCTGGGTCGGGGTCCGTCCGGTCCCCCGATTTCGTCCGGCGAAGGCGCGGCACGTCCCGGTTTCGCTGAAGGCGAGGGCGATGCGCCGCCGGTCGTCGTGTCGCCCGCCCAGCCGGGCCGGAGCGAGATCCGCACCATCCTGGTCAGCCTGATGCTGACCATGTTTCTCGCCGCCCTCGACCAGACCATCGTCGCAACCGCGCTGCCGACCATCGGCCGCCAGTTCCACGACGTCACCACGCTGGCGTGGATCATCACGGCGTATCTTCTGGCGTCGACAGCGGTCGCGCCGTTGTTCGGCACGCTGAGCGATATTTACGGCCGCCGCGCCATGATCGTCACCGCGCTTGGCCTGTTCATCGCGGGTTCGGTCCTGTGTGCGCTGGCGCAGAACATGGCGACGCTGATCGTGGCGCGCGGCGTGCAGGGCATCGGCGGCGGCGGCATCCTGCCCTTGGTGCAGACAATCATTTCCGATGTGGTGACGCCGCGGGAGCGCGGCCAGTACCAGGCTTATTTCAGCGGCGTGTGGACCGCGGCCGGCATCGCCGGGCCGGTGCTTGGCGGCGTATTCGCCGAGCACCTGCACTGGTCGATGATCTTCTGGATCAACGTGCCGCTCGGGCTCGTCTCGCTGGCGTTGCTGTTGCCGAAGATGGGCGGCATCCCGGCGTTTCACCGCCGCCGCAAAGTGGACTGGACCGGCGGCCTGCTGTTGATGACGTCGGCTGTGGTATTCATGCTGGTGCTGACATGGGGCGGCAACCGTTTCGCCTGGTTCTCGCGGGAAATCGTCGCCATGCTGGGAATCTCGCTGGTGCTTGCCGCCGTCTTCGTCTGGCACGCGCGCAAGGCGTCCGAACCCTTCCTGCCGCTGTCGCTGATAGGCGGTTCGGTGGTTCCGTATGCGATAGCCGCGAGTGCTCTCGCGCTCAGTGCGATCATCGGGATCACCGTGCATCTGCCGTTGTATTACCAGGCCGTCCATCATCTCGGCGTCAGCGAATCCGGACTGGCGCTGATTCCGATCGCGGCGGTTTCGACCGGCGGCGCGATGCTTGCGGGCCGCGCCATGACGCATACCCTCCATTACAAACGGATCGCGATCGTCGGCACCGCGTTCGCGGCTGTGATGGCCGCGATCATGGCTGCGGTGACGATGCCGCTATGGCCGCTGCTGGCGATGCTCTCGCTGTTCGCGTTTGGTCTCGGCACCATCTTTCCGGTCAGCGTGGTGTCGCTGCAGAATGCGGTGATGCGCGAGCAGGTCGGAACCGTCACCGGCGCGATGAACTTTTTTCGCGCGCTCGCCTGTTCCTTCGTCGTCGCCGCGTTCGCCGCCATCCTGCTGATGACACTGGGAACCGACGCCATGATCGGCCATGAGGGAGGCGGCCGGCTCAGTGCGATCCAGGCGTCGGACCTCACGAGGGCGTTCCGTTACGTGTTCGCCGCCACGGCCGCGATGATGGCCGCCGCCGCGTTGCTGCTGGTGCGAATGGAAGAGCGGCCGCTGGCCGGCCCTTCGGCCTGA
- a CDS encoding Flp family type IVb pilin translates to MRRLAKFASELLWDTSGATAIEYALIASGISIVIVAAVSGIGGSLRDRFDALNGLLK, encoded by the coding sequence TTGCGCCGCCTTGCAAAGTTTGCGTCGGAACTTCTGTGGGACACCTCAGGCGCGACGGCGATCGAATATGCGCTGATCGCTTCCGGCATCAGCATCGTCATCGTGGCCGCGGTCAGCGGCATCGGCGGATCGCTGAGGGACCGCTTCGACGCCCTGAACGGCTTGCTGAAATAG
- a CDS encoding IS1595-like element ISNwi3 family transposase produces MTKAVFQNPMFHDEDKAREALEAVRWPDGAICPHCGNSDQDKLAKIEGQKKSHRPGLYYCNECKGQFTVTVGTVFERSKVPLTKWWMAAHMMNSNKNGVSAHEIHRALGVTYKTAWFMMHRLREAMVVSSGTPMGGSGSAIQADETYWGNTSKRSKSYRKGLKRKAAIVALVDAETGEARTFHVRHGVSASEVREILVTNVDRKSTLVTDESRLYTITGGEFGDHQTMNHSGREYVNAAGFTTNNVENFFGVFKRGMRGTYTFCGEQHLQRYLTEFQFRYNNRSGLGISDGERTAKALKGIEGKRLTYRPTN; encoded by the coding sequence ATGACCAAAGCCGTTTTTCAGAACCCTATGTTTCACGACGAGGACAAGGCCCGCGAAGCCCTTGAGGCGGTGCGCTGGCCCGATGGCGCTATCTGCCCTCATTGCGGCAACTCCGATCAAGACAAGCTCGCCAAGATCGAAGGACAGAAGAAATCCCATCGTCCCGGCTTGTATTACTGCAACGAGTGCAAAGGTCAGTTCACCGTGACCGTTGGCACCGTGTTTGAGCGCTCCAAAGTTCCCCTCACCAAATGGTGGATGGCGGCGCACATGATGAACTCAAACAAGAACGGCGTTTCGGCTCACGAAATACATCGCGCCCTTGGCGTCACCTACAAGACCGCATGGTTCATGATGCACCGCCTGCGCGAAGCTATGGTCGTTTCCAGTGGAACCCCTATGGGCGGCTCTGGCAGCGCCATTCAGGCCGACGAAACATATTGGGGCAACACGTCCAAGCGCTCTAAGTCTTACCGAAAGGGCCTAAAACGCAAAGCTGCCATTGTGGCGCTTGTCGATGCAGAAACCGGTGAAGCTCGCACCTTCCACGTTCGCCATGGCGTGAGCGCTTCTGAGGTTCGCGAAATCCTTGTTACCAACGTTGACCGTAAATCTACGCTCGTGACTGACGAAAGCAGGCTCTACACCATAACCGGAGGTGAATTTGGCGACCATCAGACCATGAACCACAGCGGCCGCGAGTACGTGAACGCGGCTGGCTTCACTACAAACAACGTCGAAAACTTCTTTGGCGTGTTCAAGCGTGGGATGCGCGGAACTTATACGTTCTGCGGCGAACAGCACTTGCAACGCTATCTGACGGAATTTCAATTCCGCTATAATAACCGCTCCGGCCTCGGAATTAGCGATGGGGAACGGACGGCGAAGGCCCTCAAAGGTATCGAGGGCAAGCGCCTGACGTACCGGCCGACTAACTAA
- a CDS encoding IS630 family transposase (programmed frameshift), whose translation MGRAYSNDLRERVVRAVVKGGLSRHQAAAQFGVGISTAINWVQRFHETGSVAPSQIGGYRPKKIAGPHREWLLQRCRKDFTVRGLVAELAERGLKVDYRTMWEFVHAVKLSYKKTLIAAEQDRPDVARRRAQWTKYRDRIDPTRLVFIDETWTKTNMAPLRGWAPRGQRIRAKVPHGRWQTMTFMAALRHDRITAPWFIEGPINGEAFLLYIEKVLVPTLRHGDIVIMDNLGSHKASAVRRVIRAAGARLFYLPKYSPDLNPIEQFFAKFKHWLRKAAQRTTEAVYNAIAPILETVAPAECANYFVNAGYNQI comes from the exons ATGGGACGAGCCTATTCGAACGACCTTCGTGAGCGGGTAGTGCGTGCTGTCGTTAAAGGCGGCCTGTCGCGGCATCAGGCTGCGGCCCAGTTTGGGGTGGGCATCAGCACGGCGATCAACTGGGTACAACGCTTCCACGAGACCGGCAGCGTCGCGCCAAGCCAGATCGGCGGCTATAGGCCAAAGAAGATTGCGGGGCCGCACCGCGAATGGCTGCTGCAACGGTGCCGAAAGGACTTTACCGTGCGCGGGCTGGTGGCCGAACTTGCCGAGCGTGGCCTTAAGGTCGATTACCGCACGATGTGGGAGTTCGTTCACGCTGTGAAGCTCAGTTAC AAAAAGACGCTGATTGCTGCAGAGCAGGATCGTCCCGATGTCGCCCGTCGGCGAGCGCAATGGACCAAGTATCGAGATCGGATTGATCCCACTCGGCTGGTGTTCATCGATGAGACCTGGACCAAAACCAATATGGCGCCGCTGCGGGGCTGGGCGCCGCGCGGTCAACGCATCAGAGCCAAGGTGCCGCATGGCCGCTGGCAGACCATGACCTTTATGGCCGCTCTGCGCCACGATCGCATCACCGCGCCGTGGTTCATCGAGGGGCCGATCAACGGCGAAGCCTTCCTTCTCTACATCGAGAAGGTTCTGGTCCCGACCCTGCGGCACGGCGACATCGTCATTATGGACAACCTCGGCTCGCACAAGGCCAGCGCCGTGCGTCGCGTCATCCGTGCCGCCGGTGCCCGGCTCTTCTACCTGCCGAAATACTCGCCTGATCTGAACCCGATCGAGCAGTTCTTTGCCAAGTTCAAACACTGGCTACGCAAAGCCGCGCAGCGGACCACCGAGGCCGTCTACAATGCTATCGCTCCGATCCTCGAAACCGTTGCACCGGCTGAATGCGCCAACTACTTCGTCAATGCAGGATACAACCAAATCTAA
- a CDS encoding DNA-packaging protein has translation MSEAELGYLARQWDVFAHPHQRPPELAPNGAPWLIWLMIGGRGAGKTRAGAEWVRAQALGLPPFAGEAVSRIALVGETEHDAREVMIEGVSGLLAVHAAHERPSWSPSRKRLEWSNGAVAQAFSADDPESLRGPQFGCAWSDEMAKWRYAEAAFDMLQFGLRLGSQPRQLITTTPRPTALLKRLMNDPASVVTRAPTQANAFNLAPTFLQGVMARYAGTRLGRQELDGEIIEDRPDALWSRALLERCRVSEAPPLQRIVVAVDPPASVTRRADACGIVAAGQAADGTVYVIADETVAGVTPAQWAAKAIALWRRWEADALVAEVNQGGDMVKAVIAEVDASVPVIAVRATRGKWLRAEPVATLYEQGRVRHAGSFAALEDEMCDFALTGLSSGRSPDRLDALVWAVTSLALVSRAQPRVRGL, from the coding sequence ATGAGTGAGGCGGAGCTCGGATATCTTGCGCGGCAGTGGGATGTTTTCGCGCATCCGCATCAACGGCCGCCCGAACTCGCGCCGAACGGCGCGCCGTGGCTGATCTGGCTGATGATCGGTGGTCGCGGCGCTGGAAAGACCCGCGCGGGAGCCGAGTGGGTTCGCGCGCAGGCATTGGGCCTGCCGCCGTTCGCCGGCGAAGCGGTGTCGCGCATCGCGCTGGTCGGCGAAACCGAACACGATGCGCGCGAGGTGATGATCGAAGGCGTTTCCGGGCTGCTCGCGGTTCACGCCGCTCACGAGCGGCCGTCATGGTCGCCGTCGCGCAAACGGCTGGAGTGGAGCAACGGCGCGGTGGCGCAGGCGTTTTCCGCCGACGACCCTGAAAGCCTGCGCGGGCCGCAATTCGGCTGCGCCTGGTCCGACGAGATGGCGAAGTGGCGCTACGCGGAGGCTGCGTTCGACATGCTGCAATTCGGCTTGCGGCTGGGATCGCAGCCGCGCCAGCTCATCACCACGACGCCGCGGCCGACCGCGCTTTTGAAACGGCTGATGAACGACCCCGCGAGCGTGGTGACGCGCGCGCCGACGCAGGCCAACGCCTTCAATCTGGCGCCGACCTTCCTGCAAGGCGTGATGGCGCGCTACGCCGGAACGCGGCTCGGACGTCAGGAGCTTGACGGCGAGATCATCGAGGACCGGCCCGATGCGCTGTGGTCGCGTGCGCTGCTTGAGCGATGTCGCGTGAGCGAGGCGCCGCCGCTGCAACGCATCGTGGTCGCGGTCGATCCGCCGGCGAGCGTAACCAGGCGCGCGGACGCCTGCGGCATTGTCGCGGCGGGGCAGGCCGCCGACGGGACTGTCTACGTGATCGCCGACGAGACCGTGGCGGGCGTGACGCCGGCGCAGTGGGCGGCGAAGGCGATCGCGCTGTGGCGGCGATGGGAGGCCGATGCGCTGGTGGCGGAAGTCAACCAGGGCGGCGACATGGTGAAGGCCGTGATCGCGGAGGTCGACGCTTCGGTGCCGGTGATCGCGGTGCGCGCCACCCGTGGCAAATGGCTGCGCGCCGAGCCGGTGGCGACGCTCTACGAGCAGGGGCGCGTCAGGCACGCCGGCAGCTTCGCCGCGCTTGAAGACGAGATGTGCGACTTCGCCCTCACGGGCCTGTCGTCTGGCCGTTCGCCGGACCGGCTCGACGCCCTGGTGTGGGCGGTGACATCGCTGGCGCTGGTATCGCGCGCTCAGCCGCGGGTGAGGGGATTGTGA